The sequence AGGGCGCGGTGTACCAGAGGAGCGCGACCCCGACGAGCAGCAGGGAGCCCATGACCGGGAGCAGGAACCCGGGCAGCCGCTTGCTGCGGACCACGATCACCTTCGCCACGAACGCCCCGTAGAAGGCGCACCCCGTGAACGAGTGGATCGCCACGCGCGGGGAACTGGTCTCGATGCCGTAGGTGACGAGGCAGTGGAACGCGATCGGCAGGGAGAACAGGAAGAGGAAGTAGCCGAGCACGCGGTGTCCGGTGCGCACCGGATGCGGCGCGGCCCGCACCCCGGGGATGCGGCCGAACATCCACAGCGCGAGCCCGTACTGGATGAGGACGAGGCAGAGCAGCGCACTGCCGAGCCTGGCCTTGAGGTCGACCGCGTCGGTGCCGTGCTGCCCGTAGATCCCGCTGTTGTAGTCGGGGGTGTGTTCCTTGCCGAACGCGTAGATCCCGAAGGCGACCGCGATGGGCACCAGGACACCGAGAGCCAGGAGTGCGGCGCGGGCACCGGGCCCGCGCCGCCTCTCGTGGGGCTCGCCCGCCATCCGGCTCAGCTCGTGACCTGCTTGCCCTTGGCGTTCACGACGTACCACAGGGCGCCGAACTGGTTGAGGCCCTGCCCGTTGGTCTGGCCGGCCTTGGTGTCGCCGACGTAGTAGTACAGCGGGTGGCCGTTGTAGCTGACCTGCGTGGCGCCGCCGGAGCGCTTGGCCGTGCCGAGCAGCGACTTGTCCGCGCCCTTGCCGGGTTTGGCGGCGCCCTTGGTGGTGAGCAGGGGCGGC comes from Streptomyces sp. NBC_00448 and encodes:
- a CDS encoding DUF6529 family protein gives rise to the protein MAGEPHERRRGPGARAALLALGVLVPIAVAFGIYAFGKEHTPDYNSGIYGQHGTDAVDLKARLGSALLCLVLIQYGLALWMFGRIPGVRAAPHPVRTGHRVLGYFLFLFSLPIAFHCLVTYGIETSSPRVAIHSFTGCAFYGAFVAKVIVVRSKRLPGFLLPVMGSLLLVGVALLWYTAPLWVLNGYSVPGFSSSSYGVG